In Mercurialis annua linkage group LG5, ddMerAnnu1.2, whole genome shotgun sequence, a single genomic region encodes these proteins:
- the LOC126680883 gene encoding protein FLX-like 2 isoform X2: protein MGRVPPPPQHLRRPLPGGGMVHPDPFGSGLRGPPPGPFPAFDMLPPPEILEQKLAGQHVEIQRLVTENQRLAATHVSLRQELAAAQHELQMLHNDIGVFKGEREQQMRGLMDNIAKMEAELKAAESIKSELQQARAEAEKLVGARQELMSNVHKLTQDLHRAHTDAQQIPVLISEHESLRYEYQRLSVAFDYEKKLLSDHRESLQAMENSYVTMAREVEKLRLELANRANADIRTAAGVPYGGATGSNENETSGRTMGQTKYEDGYGVPQVQGQTAIPGNSGSAAVSATASANVGTGAGTPTYTGAQSGSVPVKSTYDPQQRGPNYDVTKVPGYDPSRGSGYDAQQRVFAYDAQSMQRGPGYDTQRGTGYDTQQRVFAYDAQRIPGYAPRVPGYDMQQVPHYDLSRVPGYDPAARGAAVPPHGQVAPGNNVAYGSATPPTRAVSGYEAPARGENPVRR from the exons ATGGGTCGAGTTCCGCCTCCTCCTCAACATCTAAGACGTCCTCTTCCCGGGGGTGGCATGGTGCATCCCGATCCATTTGGCTCAGGACTACGTGGCCCTCCTCCCGGCCCCTTTCCGGCATTTGACATGTTGCCACCGCCGGAAATTTTGGAGCAGAAACTTGCTGGCCAGCATGTGGAGATTCAAAGGCTTGTAACAGAAAATCAAAGGCTCGCTGCTACACATGTGTCACTCAGACAGGAGCTTGCTGCTGCGCAACACGAATTGCAGATGTTGCATAATGATATAGGAGTTTTTAAGGGTGAAAGAGAACAACAAATGAGGGGGCTAATGGATAACATTGCCAAGATGGAGGCTGAGTTAAAAGCAGCGGAGTCTATTAAATCGGAGTTGCAGCAAGCGCGGGCAGAAGCTGAGAAGTTGGTTGGAGCGAGACAGGAACTTATGTCTAATGTGCATAAATTGACACAGGATCTTCATAGGGCTCACACGGATGCACAGCAAATTCCTGTTTTGATTTCAGAACATGAAAGCCTCAGATATGAGTATCAGCGACTCAG TGTTGCATTTGACTACGAGAAGAAGTTATTGAGTGACCACCGTGAGTCACTACAGGCCATGGAGAATAGTTATGTTACAATGGCCAGGGAAGTGGAAAAGCTTCGTTTGGAACTTGCTAATAGAGCTAATGCTGATATAAGGACAG CTGCTGGTGTGCCTTATGGTGGTGCAACTGGGAGTAATGAGAATGAGACTTCTGGTCGTACTATGGGACAAACTAAGTATGAAGATGGATATGGTGTTCCACAAGTCCAG GGACAAACTGCTATTCCTGGCAACTCTGGTTCTGCCGCTGTCAGTGCTACTGCATCTGCTAATGTCGGTACTGGTGCCGGTACTCCTACTTACACTGGAGCTCAGTCTGGCTCTGTACCTGTGAAATCTACCTATGACCCACAACAGAGGGGCCCTAATTACGATGTAACAAAAGTCCCCGGCTATGATCCATCCAGAGGCTCTGGTTATGATGCACAGCAAAGAGTTTTCGCTTATGATGCTCAGAGTATGCAGAGAGGACCCGGATATGATACGCAGAGAGGAACTGGCTATGATACGCAACAAAGAGTTTTCGCTTATGATGCCCAGAGAATACCCGGTTATGCACCCAGAGTACCAGGTTATGATATGCAACAAGTACCTCATTATGATCTATCCAGGGTTCCTGGCTATGATCCAGCAGCAAGAGGTGCTGCTGTGCCGCCTCATGGACAAGTAGCACCTGGAAATAATGTGGCTTATGGGTCTGCAACACCACCAACTCGAGCTGTAAGTGGGTATGAAGCACCAGCTCGAGGCGAAAACCCTGTTCGGAGATGA
- the LOC126680881 gene encoding alanine aminotransferase 2-like, translated as MRRFVIGRAKSLQNRYFQNSYPTHHNHNQFQSISDHSRFLSSTSVLDFPSSSSAMAPPLSLNTINPKVLECEYAVRGEIVTIAQRLQEELKDNPGSHPFDEILYCNIGNPQSLGQQPITFFREVLALCAHPAILDKSETQGLFSTDAIERAWEILDQIPGRATGAYSHSQGIKGLRETIAAGIEARDGFPANPNDIYLTDGASPAVHMMMQLLIRSEKDGILCPIPQYPLYSASIALHGGSLVPYYLDEATGWGLEISELKKQLEDAKSKGITVRAVVVINPGNPTGQVLPEDNQRAIVEFCKQEGLVLLADEVYQENVYVPEKQFHSFKKISRSMGYGEDDLSLVSFQSVSKGYYGECGKRGGYMEVTGFAPEINEQIYKVASVNLCSNISGQILASLVMSPPKVGDESYDSYSAEKDGILSSLARRAKTLEDACNELEGVTCNKAEGAMYLFPRIRLPEKAIKAAEAAKKAPDAFYCQRLLNATGVVVVPGSGFGQVPATWHFRCTILPQEDKIPAIVSRLSEFHKSFMDEFRD; from the exons ATGCGGAGATTCGTAATTGGCAGAGCTAAATCCCTCCAAAACCGTTACTTTCAAAATTCATATCCAACCCATCACAATCACAATCAATTCCAAAGCATTTCTGATCATTCACGGTTCTTATCTTCCACTTCTGTTCTTGATTTCCCTTCGTCTTCATCAGCTATGGCTCCTCCTCTTTCTCTTAACACCATTAATCCCAAg GTTTTGGAATGTGAGTATGCAGTCCGTGGGGAAATCGTCACTATTGCACAG CGGTTACAAGAAGAGTTAAAGGATAACCCAGGTTCCCATCCATTTGATGAG ATTCTGTACTGCAATATTGGGAATCCTCAATCTCTTGGTCAGCAGCCAATAACATTTTTCCGAGAG GTTCTTGCGCTATGTGCCCATCCTGCTATTTTGGACAAAAGTGAAACACAGGGTTTGTTCAG CACTGATGCCATTGAGCGAGCATGGGAAATTCTCGATCAAATTCCTGGAAGAGCAACTGGTGCTTACAGTCATAGTCAG GGTATCAAGGGATTGCGTGAGACAATTGCTGCTGGAATTGAAGCTCGTGATGGTTTTCCAGCTAATCCAAATGATATTTACTTGACAGATGGTGCAAGTCCAGCA GTTCATATGATGATGCAATTACTAATTAGATCAGAGAAGGACGGAATACTTTGTCCCATTCCTCAGTACCCCTTGTACTCTGCTTCCATTGCTCTACATGGTGGCAGTCTG GTTCCTTACTATCTTGATGAAGCAACTGGATGGGGATTGGAAATCTCTGAGCTTAAGAAGCAATTGGAGGATGCCAAGTCTAAAGGTATAACTGTCAGGGCAGTTGTTGTCATTAATCCAGGCAACCCAACTGGACAG GTTCTTCCTGAGGACAATCAACGAGCAATTGTAGAGTTCTGCAAGCAAGAAGGTCTTGTTCTTCTGGCTGATGAG GTTTATCAAGAAAATGTATATGTTCCAGAAAAGCAGTTTCACTCATTTAAGAAGATTTCTCGGTCTATGGGGTATGGTGAAGATGATTTATCCCTAGTATCTTTCCAGTCTGTATCTAAAG GGTACTATGGAGAATGTGGAAAGAGAGGGGGTTATATGGAGGTCACTGGGTTTGCTCCTGAAATCAATGAGCAAATTTACAAAGTAGCATCTGTGAATCTTTGTTCCAATATTTCTGGCCAAATTCTCGCTAGCCTTGTCATGAGTCCGCCCAAG GTTGGAGATGAATCCTATGATTCATATTCTGCAGAGAAAGATGGGATTTTATCATCACTTGCAAGACGTGCAAAG ACATTGGAAGATGCATGCAACGAATTGGAGGGTGTAACATGCAACAAGGCAGAGGGAGCAATGTATCTCTTCCCCCGCATTCGTCTTCCTGAAAAAGCAATTAAAGCAGCAGAAGCTGCAAAGAAAGCCCCGGACGCATTCTATTGTCAGCGTCTCCTCAATGCAACTGGAGTTGTTGTTGTTCCTGGTTCGGGCTTTGGACAG GTTCCCGCCACATGGCATTTTAGATGCACAATACTGCCTCAAGAGGATAAGATTCCAGCAATTGTATCCCGGCTATCagagtttcacaaaagtttcatgGATGAGTTTCGTGACTGA
- the LOC126680883 gene encoding protein FLX-like 2 isoform X1 — protein MGRVPPPPQHLRRPLPGGGMVHPDPFGSGLRGPPPGPFPAFDMLPPPEILEQKLAGQHVEIQRLVTENQRLAATHVSLRQELAAAQHELQMLHNDIGVFKGEREQQMRGLMDNIAKMEAELKAAESIKSELQQARAEAEKLVGARQELMSNVHKLTQDLHRAHTDAQQIPVLISEHESLRYEYQRLSVAFDYEKKLLSDHRESLQAMENSYVTMAREVEKLRLELANRANADIRTAAGVPYGGATGSNENETSGRTMGQTKYEDGYGVPQVQQGQTAIPGNSGSAAVSATASANVGTGAGTPTYTGAQSGSVPVKSTYDPQQRGPNYDVTKVPGYDPSRGSGYDAQQRVFAYDAQSMQRGPGYDTQRGTGYDTQQRVFAYDAQRIPGYAPRVPGYDMQQVPHYDLSRVPGYDPAARGAAVPPHGQVAPGNNVAYGSATPPTRAVSGYEAPARGENPVRR, from the exons ATGGGTCGAGTTCCGCCTCCTCCTCAACATCTAAGACGTCCTCTTCCCGGGGGTGGCATGGTGCATCCCGATCCATTTGGCTCAGGACTACGTGGCCCTCCTCCCGGCCCCTTTCCGGCATTTGACATGTTGCCACCGCCGGAAATTTTGGAGCAGAAACTTGCTGGCCAGCATGTGGAGATTCAAAGGCTTGTAACAGAAAATCAAAGGCTCGCTGCTACACATGTGTCACTCAGACAGGAGCTTGCTGCTGCGCAACACGAATTGCAGATGTTGCATAATGATATAGGAGTTTTTAAGGGTGAAAGAGAACAACAAATGAGGGGGCTAATGGATAACATTGCCAAGATGGAGGCTGAGTTAAAAGCAGCGGAGTCTATTAAATCGGAGTTGCAGCAAGCGCGGGCAGAAGCTGAGAAGTTGGTTGGAGCGAGACAGGAACTTATGTCTAATGTGCATAAATTGACACAGGATCTTCATAGGGCTCACACGGATGCACAGCAAATTCCTGTTTTGATTTCAGAACATGAAAGCCTCAGATATGAGTATCAGCGACTCAG TGTTGCATTTGACTACGAGAAGAAGTTATTGAGTGACCACCGTGAGTCACTACAGGCCATGGAGAATAGTTATGTTACAATGGCCAGGGAAGTGGAAAAGCTTCGTTTGGAACTTGCTAATAGAGCTAATGCTGATATAAGGACAG CTGCTGGTGTGCCTTATGGTGGTGCAACTGGGAGTAATGAGAATGAGACTTCTGGTCGTACTATGGGACAAACTAAGTATGAAGATGGATATGGTGTTCCACAAGTCCAG CAGGGACAAACTGCTATTCCTGGCAACTCTGGTTCTGCCGCTGTCAGTGCTACTGCATCTGCTAATGTCGGTACTGGTGCCGGTACTCCTACTTACACTGGAGCTCAGTCTGGCTCTGTACCTGTGAAATCTACCTATGACCCACAACAGAGGGGCCCTAATTACGATGTAACAAAAGTCCCCGGCTATGATCCATCCAGAGGCTCTGGTTATGATGCACAGCAAAGAGTTTTCGCTTATGATGCTCAGAGTATGCAGAGAGGACCCGGATATGATACGCAGAGAGGAACTGGCTATGATACGCAACAAAGAGTTTTCGCTTATGATGCCCAGAGAATACCCGGTTATGCACCCAGAGTACCAGGTTATGATATGCAACAAGTACCTCATTATGATCTATCCAGGGTTCCTGGCTATGATCCAGCAGCAAGAGGTGCTGCTGTGCCGCCTCATGGACAAGTAGCACCTGGAAATAATGTGGCTTATGGGTCTGCAACACCACCAACTCGAGCTGTAAGTGGGTATGAAGCACCAGCTCGAGGCGAAAACCCTGTTCGGAGATGA